Proteins encoded in a region of the Elaeis guineensis isolate ETL-2024a chromosome 7, EG11, whole genome shotgun sequence genome:
- the LOC105049113 gene encoding uncharacterized protein has product MDSFKGRSGFCYSHGGEAMEGGGAAFLGLLDIYVHHARDIHNICIYANQDVYAKFSLTCNPDEALSTRIVAGGGKNPQFDEHLKLKIPQPDAVLKCEIWMLSRAKNFLEDQLLGFTLVPLSSVATAKGKLTQDFTLSSTDLFHSPAGTVKLTLSFDSSGAPDKAFVDSNTLNSSISSEVVLLDPADYGRIEFPDINVVKENQKMVSEYFVMAARRAPSKAIGPVEPAAPFLHLGASPQSAEDYDMTVNSSEENNGGSDSPDGSSIQNSGIFSNSTMTSLSDDRNSADSSDKKIRVTSNNSALETNHSSGTSPDTPTSHSGGGGRVERKESKTSNKEEAEGGAKENNVHSNVEMGSVFKSPLGNINLEAEQTAMQQQIVDMYMKSMQQFTESLAKMKLPMDLDNPGSKDGGDVIQSQNDKSDPQKQKDKSRVFYGSRAFF; this is encoded by the coding sequence ATGGATTCCTTCAAGGGGAGATCTGGATTCTGTTACAGTCATGGAGGGGAAGCCATGGAGGGTGGCGGCGCCGCCTTCTTGGGCCTCCTGGACATTTACGTTCATCATGCTCGCGATATCCACAACATCTGCATCTACGCCAACCAGGACGTCTACGCCAAATTCTCCCTCACATGCAACCCCGACGAGGCGCTGTCCACCCGGATCGTCGCCGGCGGTGGCAAGAACCCGCAGTTCGACGAGCACCTCAAGCTCAAGATCCCACAACCCGATGCTGTCCTCAAATGCGAGATTTGGATGCTCAGCAGGGCCAAGAATTTCCTGGAGGACCAGCTCCTGGGATTCACCCTGGTGCCGCTCTCCTCGGTGGCGACGGCGAAGGGGAAGTTGACCCAAGACTTCACCCTCTCCTCTACCGATCTCTTCCACTCTCCCGCGGGGACCGTTAAGCTCACCCTGTCCTTCGACAGCTCAGGTGCCCCTGATAAGGCCTTTGTCGACTCCAACACACTTAATTCATCCATTAGCTCGGAGGTTGTCTTGCTGGATCCTGCTGATTATGGAAGAATTGAGTTTCCTGACATCAATGTTgtgaaggagaatcagaagatgGTTTCGGAGTACTTCGTAATGGCGGCACGCAGGGCTCCTTCGAAGGCCATCGGGCCGGTGGAGCCTGCTGCACCATTCCTGCATCTAGGAGCTTCCCCTCAGTCTGCGGAGGACTATGACATGACTGTGAATTCGAGTGAGGAGAACAATGGTGGATCGGATTCTCCTGATGGTAGTAGTATTCAGAATTCGGGAATTTTCAGCAATTCTACCATGACTAGCCTCAGTGATGACAGGAAttctgctgactcctcggataaAAAGATTCGGGTGACTTCGAACAATTCAGCTTTGGAGACTAATCACAGCTCTGGGACTTCGCCGGATACTCCCACTTCACACAGCGGTGGTGGTGGTAGAGTAGAGAGGAAGGAGTCCAAGACATCGAATAAGGAAGAGGCAGAAGGTGGTGCAAAAGAAAACAATGTGCACAGCAATGTGGAAATGGGATCTGTTTTTAAGTCTCCATTGGGAAACATCAACCTCGAGGCCGAGCAGACTGCGATGCAGCAGCAAATTGTGGACATGTACATGAAGAGCATGCAGCAATTTACCGAATCCTTGGCGAAGATGAAGCTGCCGATGGATCTCGACAACCCGGGATCGAAGGATGGAGGGGATGTTATCCAGAGCCAGAATGACAAGTCTGATCCACAGAAGCAAAAAGATAAGTCCAGAGTGTTTTATGGTAGCAGAGCCTTTTTCTGA